A section of the Acropora muricata isolate sample 2 chromosome 4, ASM3666990v1, whole genome shotgun sequence genome encodes:
- the LOC136913791 gene encoding uncharacterized protein codes for MYLAAHDVKDPTRKRALLLYSAGEEVSDIFETLPDQGEEKEYEKAVPALNAYFHPKVNKTYETYMSRSGTQNPGESLDSYCIRLRLLAQTCEFTNEDEEIKCHIVVSCLSSRLRRRALRDDMNLNALLDYGRSPEMSEKQAKGIEEYEKLAKVSDIQTVKEGKRPPESKKCYRCGENYPHKGRPCPALNETCKHCHKKGHFTRVCRSRSTSKNVNVVDERDGDESTDEEYTYRITLHSERDKVQPLTEVIVWDRTVKCLIESGAGVNVIDSCSFNELENVHLLPTSKKSYGYRSTEPLPVVGNFEAEVKSSVTGKSKVT; via the coding sequence ATGTACCTTGCTGCCCACGATGTGAAAGATCCCACACGCAAGCGAGCGCTGCTCTTATACTCCGCTGGTGAAGAAGTCAGCGACATATTCGAAACACTTCCAGACCAAGGGGAAGAGAAAGAGTATGAGAAAGCTGTACCCGCTCTGAATGCCTACTTTCATCCAAAAGTAAACAAGACCTACGAGACTTACATGTCCAGAAGTGGTACTCAGAATCCCGGCGAGTCACTTGACTCTTACTGCATAAGGCTCAGACTTCTGGCTCAAACATGCGAGTTTACTAATGAAGATGAGGAAATCAAGTGTCACATAGTCGTGTCCTGTTTATCCTCCCGATTACGTCGGAGAGCTCTTCGAGACGACATGAATCTCAACGCTCTACTCGACTATGGCCGGAGTCCAGAAATGTCCGAAAAGCAAGCCAAAGGCATTGAGGAATACGAGAAGTTAGCCAAAGTATCGGACATTCAAACAGTTAAAGAAGGAAAGCGACCGCCCGAAAGCAAGAAATGTTACAGATGTGGAGAAAATTACCCTCACAAAGGACGACCTTGCCCAGCACTGAATGAAACCTGCAAGCACTGTCACAAGAAAGGACATTTTACAAGGGTATGTAGAAGCAGATCGACTTCTAAGAACGTTAATgtagtggatgaaagggatggCGATGAATCCACCGATGAAGAATACACCTACCGTATTACTCTTCATTCTGAGCGAGACAAGGTGCAACCACTAACTGAAGTTATCGTTTGGGATAGGACGGTGAAATGTTTAATCGAGTCCGGAGCAGGAGTGAATGTCATTGACTCATGTTCATTCAATGAGCTGGAAAATGTTCACCTTTTACCCACCTCAAAGAAAAGTTATGGATATAGGTCTACCGAGCCGTTACCAGTAGTTGGGAATTTCGAAGCTGAAGTAAAGTCGAGCGTGACCGGCAAATCCAAGGTCACATAA